DNA from Podarcis muralis chromosome 13, rPodMur119.hap1.1, whole genome shotgun sequence:
AGTGCTGTGTGTGGATACCTAGTGGGAAGAGTAGCTGACTACTGGAGGTGCAGAGTAGATAGAGATACCTGAGAGAACAGTGATCACAGCCGCAAAAGCATTGATCTTGAGCCCATCAATGAAGTTGGCATAGTAGACGGCATCCAAACACATCAATAGGAACCCCACAGTCAACAGGATAATATAAAGGAATTCGGAGGCAACGGAGAGCCACAGCACCCCTGGAAAGCAACATGGGTGGTGAGTGGGAGATTATAAACAAGCTATATGTCtcacaggacacgggtggcgctctgggttaaaccacagaacctaggacttgccgatcagaaggtcggcggtttgaatccccgcgacggggtgagctcccgttgttcggtcccagctcctgccaacctagcagtttgaaagcacgtcaaagtgcaagtagataaataggtaccgctccggcgggaaggtaagtggcgtttccatgcgctgctctggtttgccagaagtggtttagtcatgacctggaagctgtacgccggctcccttggccagtaaagcgagatgagcaccgcaaccccagagtaggccacgactggacctaatggtcaggggtccctttacctttacatgttccACAGAgtctggggaagggccatagctcagtggtagagcacctgttccccatgcagaaggtcccaggttcaagccccagcatctccaggtagggccactGCCAGTTAGGGTACACAAAACTGAACTGGACAGACCAGCAGCTTAACTCAGCATAAGGGCTTTCCtgctttttccaggcacaggcctgggctttaaagctccatgtcaaAGCACTCTTGCTTTCGtcctggagctttccctgtgaaaacctgctcaaCGAACGGCAGCAGCACCCTAAATTCCTGTTTATAACACATGTGATGTTTTTAACATGTTGATAACACATGGCAAGCCTTTGGGATGGAGTTAACTCTACAGTGAATCGGTTCATACATAATAAATAACTAAGGAGGAAAAAATAATGCTCAGCCTCATTACTTTGTTCGGCAGTAATGAGTATCACAGTGACCTGTTTTGTAGGCACATTTAAACTGCGGACTTCAATTGATTTCATAGTCGTTCCTTCTCCCCACTAAATCgtggaagctgtagtttggggATAGAGGAAGATCTCTAACAGAATCCTCACCAACTAGATTCCCAAGATTGTTTGGTGTGGGGGACACATGGCGGTTGGTATAAAGCCAACTTTTGTAGCTGGGATGTAGAAGAGAAGAGGAACAAGAGGAacacagaaaactgccttatactgaatcagacttgTTGGTCCATCCAGGCCAGTATTGTTTACACAGATTGGCAGTAGCTATGCAGggcttcccagccccacctggggacaccagggattgaacctgtggcaTTCTGCTCcatggatgctctaccactgagctgtactCCTTCCCTGTGAATTAAAGGGCTGTGGAACACTGCATATTAATTAGAAGTATGGTAAACGGAGAGCAGGGGTTGGGTTTCCTATttgtcattgaaattaatgtaaaATATTCAATGCTGGAGTAAAACGTTCATGCACAACAAATAGGTCCAATGCAAGCATTTAGCATTAAGCACATATTCCAAAACTGCAAACTGGTTGCCAATATTGTAAGATCTTTTAAAGATGTCATCCTTTGCTCCAGTACTGTAGGGTATGGTGAAAGTTATGCCCATGTCATTATGATGACCTAAGTGGCCCCCTGCCGTATCTGGAGTATAGGATTGTTCGGTCTGAGTTATTAATTTCAATAACTTAATTAGCTCCCAGGCTTTAAATAACACTCCCGTGTCAAAGGTTCCATCTGTGATTTCCGAGTGTTTGTGAAACATACATCTAGCAGCGGGCAACAGATGCAATACTACATCATTATATTTTATAGGCACTATGGGATGcacataatttaaaataaataataggagGTCCAGAGTGCTGACTACCAATGTCCAGAATGTTTCTGCCCTATACATTTCCACTATGGTGGTGGGGttttatttggggtgtgtgtcaaattttATTACAAAAGCCAGTCATTTCCAGGAAGTGGGTAGCTCTGTGCTGTACATAAGTTTAGCCCTCTCCTCTTAGGGAAGGTTCAGAGCTGGCAGCCATCTCTGCTTCTTGTAGAAGcgatttccatagtttaactatgccctgTGTGAAGAAACACTTCAGTTAAACTATGGCATCCGCTCCCACAAGAGGAGGCAGGAACGGCCACCATCTTGGACGTCTGGAGCAGACAGGACTCAGTCGGATGAGCCACTGGTATGTCTCAACATAAAACAGCATTATTAATTCTGCCATTTCCCGTTTCTGTTTGCACCCTTAAACAAGATGGCCTGttttgccctccccaaatctcacCTTTCTCCGACTCGGGGGGCAGCTCAATGAAGCTCCGGCACTTCTCCTCTGAAAAGGAGGAACAATGGAAGAAGACGCCGTCAGTTTATCCAAAGGCTGGTGCTGATCGCGACAATTATGTCATTCTTCTGTTGGTCAAGATTTCCGTCTCCCCTCGCAGCGAAAGACGGCTTCCCACAATTTACTCCCCATCCAGGCTTGGAACGCACTTGTCTTTTAAACTGCAGGTGGCTTCATTTGAGCCAGGATGCAGCCCCAGGACCCGAGGGCGGGGAGGTGAGTAGGACAAACCCAACTACATATGGGGTGGATCCACATCTACACCactattttaaagcacatttcccctacAAAGAATCCACAGAGCTACAGTGCCAAGTGtcctcagcaaactacagttcccaggattcttcaggggaagcTGTGCGCTATAACTGCATGGTGTGCAGGTGGCCTGTTATGCATGACCACTGGCCCTAGATCACAAGAGGTGGAGACCTCATCTCATTCTGCTCCTCTACTGCCCTTTGACAGCCACCTTCCAcatccccacctccagccccctaacactcttcccctttccctctcttGTCTATCTTACAGGAGAGGGGCTTGTGACCTAGCTGTCAAACTAATAACAGCCGCCATGGAATCTGCTTCATCTGAGATGTCGGCTGGTTTCGTACCTCCGTGATGCTCCTCACACGAGAGCCAGAAGCCCGTGTGGAAATACCGGAAAGCGTACTTGTCTTCACCCGTTTCCCAGATGTACTGGACGACGTGGGGGTCCATGGTCACGTTCCCATCCATCGTCTCGTTGCTGTTGATGGGCACGCAGTTCCCCTTCTTGACGGCCGAGAGGCAGGGGGGCTTAACCACCTTGTGGGTCCCCTCACACCAATAGCTGGTGCAGAAGGCCGAAACCGAAAAGCAGAGGGCCAAAGAGTTGAGGCCCAAGGAGAGCATTGAGCGGGACCTTCGGCTCAGTTTAATCATCGTCCCTGTTTTCCCAAGAGATGAGAGGATCTGTCTGTTTTGCTGCCCGAAGTCGCACCGAAATAATTCAAATTCGCTCACAATTCCCAGAAAACTATGTTCTACTGTTGGATAAATCTGCTGGTTCCTTGTTTCAGTGGAGAGAAGCCAATTCTCAACAAACCTCCGTTTACAGAGAATGCCTCACTTTTGATCATGATTTTCTCTTCCTTATTCGTATGCTGTGGCCCATCCAATATGCCCACTATGAAGCAGTACACCACAAAATGGTATAATCATAATTTGAACTCAGCCTGGGGTTCTGTTCTTATTAGGGACTAGTTACTTGAGGAGTGCTTAAGAGCCAGGCGGGTGCTGGCACCCAAGATACCTAAGGTCTCAGAAAGAAATTAGTTTGAACTAATGAACACAGAAGGAGATAGGCAGCATGATTCCTACCTAGACCTTCCAGATTTTGATTAATGATCTGTGTATAAAGTAATTATTAGCAGGTTACCTAGTTTATGCTAAGTACTTTAAAAagaactttaaaacacacacatactttccCCCACTGCTAACCTTCCCCCTTTTTATAgctatattaattaattattaacaACACCCATTCAAAGTCTTGTTAAAAAGCTGTTGTAGGCCATTGCCCCGATTAATCAATCTTCCAAATTAAAATCTTAAATCCCTtaaggtttggtttggttttttaaagtgaTGGGTTTGAAGTCAATGCAAAAAGTCTTTTAGAGTCCACAAAGAATTGCAAACCATCTCGGATTTTCCCCTCACATGTCCTTGACTAACAAAGTCTCTTCCAGAGTGGAAATAGTCTAAACTTTAGTCTAATTGCTGCAGTCTAAATGCTGCACAGTAGCCCTTCTGAAATAGTTTTAAAGAGTGAAAACCTCCCCATTAGAGTTGGGGTGTCAAGAAATGTGGACGCCCAGCTTCCCCCTTTTCTAGCAGCTCAGAGGGGACTGTATAAACAACTCTACAGTTTGTCACGAGGCATGAAGTGATTTAAGGTTTGCCAGTTCTGCTTGTCTGCTAAGAGGGGAAAGCTCTGTGAGCTTTCAAAGGCCTCGTCCACCCCTCAAATTCAAGCCCctgagaagggggaaaggagtgGAAAACCCAGCCTGCAACCCTGACTCCCCAAAATGACTTACTACTAGCAAGTTCCGTTGTCTCGAGCAACCCCTCTTTTCCCTCTAGATTGGTACCCCCAGTGGTGTTTTTGGGAGTAGCCAGATTAAGGTGCAGTCTTCACAACCCACAATGCCCGTCACTTGTGGTGAAGAGGCAATGCATAGAGTTCTAGGTTCTGCTCACTCAAAAATCCAACTAGCCCTCTGAAATGCCCCTTATTTTTCATTAAGATCACTCCTGTTAAGAGTTTCCTTCTGGCCCTCCAATTCTGTTAGAAACTGTCTTCAGATACGGCCTGTCTGTCTCTGCCCCCTATGCCCAGTCAGTCAGCTGTGTCCTTTTGGGATCAGACGGCTCCAAGGGCTTTTTGTTCGTCCTCCTTTAAGAATTATATTCTAATCCACTTTCCCTCAGGCACGAAGGAATCCAATCTCTTCCCTTCTGTCCTGACTCCATCGCCGCTTTCCTTCAAAAATATCCTCCAATTCACGCTTGCAAGTTTGCAGGGTGATTATTGTTCAAATACACACTACAATTGCAAGAAGACGCAAGTTTGCCATGCCGATTCTCTTCAGGGTCTTGAGATCTGCCTGGCCAAACAGTTGCCTGGAAAGGGATGATAAAAACCCAAAGTTTGTGCAAAGCTGAAGAATAACAGgctgagaaaagaaaaggaagagagaaaaggttCTTTCTGGAGGTACTTTTGTCAAAGTTGTCTGGTGAATCTCAACCCCTGCGAAAGCAGCAGTGGGTTCAAATGGAACAGGGCCTTTCAGTCTGTCACTTGATGGAGTTGAAAAAGTAGGTTCTGGGGAAAGCTCAAAATGCCATCCGGCAGCAACAGAAGGAGACAGTGTCCACTTCAGTTCCAAATCACCCAAGTGGAAGAAAAGACCTGATGTGCAACACCCAAATATTTTGATCCTCTTTCTTCCCCCAGAATAGGCTGCCAAACCGATTCAAAAGAACATCGTTCATGAAGAAGGTTTCGCTGGCATAAGGTTGTTGTCCCGAGTCCTTCAGCTGAGCTGGTGGCTGGAGATCAACCCCCAAACATCGGATTTGGGGCCCACACTTGCACGGTCATTGGAGAGAAGGTCTGGAGTTCTTTCCTCAGCAAAGCAACAGCACCCAGCGCATGTCCACCCCAAAGGTTTCAAAGGAGCCAGGGACCCCTCTGCAGGCGAAGGAAAGTGCCGCTCCCAAGGGCGCAGTGTGCAGCTTGTGAGAAAATGCTCCCCAGATGCTGCTCAGAGGGAAGAATCAGGAGGTGCTCTCCAATCCGGCTGTGCAGAGTGGAGAGGTGGCATAAGCAGTGTGATAAATGAGCAAGCGGCGGAGAGCTCCGGCACCCTCCAGCGCGGCACCGTCCCCGGGGGATAGGAATCAGGCGGAGAAGTGCGGTGGCGGCTGATTAAAAAACCTCTTCATTAGTGCCAAGGGGGCACCAGTGCCAAGTGGTGGGGATTAGCATCTAATaaagggggagggcaggggggaaggagggggagcatCTCCGCTTTGGTCTTCCCTTTCTGCAATCGCCCGGCTGCCAGGAGGAGAGGATGAGAAATTGGATGTGGAGATGAAGGAGCAGCTGGGGTCAGAGGGGATGgacacggaggcagagagagacaAAGAGGCTGGAAGGC
Protein-coding regions in this window:
- the LOC114582423 gene encoding germ cell-specific gene 1-like protein, coding for MIKLSRRSRSMLSLGLNSLALCFSVSAFCTSYWCEGTHKVVKPPCLSAVKKGNCVPINSNETMDGNVTMDPHVVQYIWETGEDKYAFRYFHTGFWLSCEEHHGEEKCRSFIELPPESEKGVLWLSVASEFLYIILLTVGFLLMCLDAVYYANFIDGLKINAFAAVITVLSGLLGMVAHMMYMTVFQVAVNLGPKDWRPQTWYYGWSFGMAWLSFTLCMSASVLTLNTYTKTILEFKYRRRIFEKHTASMGSSRGPGSPALAPDLERFLWDKYIFSVSDSLDFSPSPPGPMAPGIGRKAYAGGYAGLAGGHSGDAGDEDDGEPC